Proteins from a genomic interval of Streptomyces sp. NBC_01445:
- a CDS encoding carbohydrate ABC transporter permease, protein MSTQPTARRRRSDPGRAALPARRRGTSAARLSTTVLLFAIAGYFLLPIWWLIVSATKSNGDLFGSNGFWFGSHFHLADNLTKVFRHSNGIFGHWLLNSLLYCGVGALVATLFAAMAGYALAKYPFKGREGVFAVILGAVLIPPPLLALPLYLLASSTGLVNTYWSVLIPSAVTPFGVYLARVYAEASVPDELTDAARVDGAGELRIFFTIALRLMSPALVTICLFQFVGIWNNFFLPLMMLADDSRWPLTLGLYFWNSQLRDQPWYDIVVTGSLVSVVPLCIAFLALQRFWRSGLSAGSLKS, encoded by the coding sequence ATGAGCACGCAGCCCACAGCCCGACGCCGCAGGTCCGACCCCGGGCGGGCGGCGCTGCCCGCCCGCCGTCGCGGCACCTCAGCCGCCCGACTGAGCACCACCGTGCTGCTGTTCGCGATCGCGGGCTACTTCCTGCTGCCGATCTGGTGGCTGATCGTCTCGGCGACGAAATCCAACGGTGACCTGTTCGGCAGCAACGGCTTCTGGTTCGGCTCGCACTTCCACCTCGCCGACAACCTCACGAAGGTCTTCCGGCACAGCAACGGCATCTTCGGCCACTGGCTCCTCAACAGCCTTCTGTACTGCGGGGTCGGGGCCCTGGTGGCCACCCTGTTCGCCGCGATGGCTGGATACGCCCTGGCCAAATATCCCTTCAAAGGCCGGGAGGGTGTCTTCGCCGTGATCCTCGGCGCGGTGCTCATCCCCCCGCCGCTGCTCGCCCTCCCGCTGTATCTGCTCGCCTCGTCAACCGGCCTCGTCAACACGTACTGGTCGGTGCTGATCCCGAGCGCCGTCACCCCCTTCGGGGTCTACCTCGCCCGCGTCTACGCCGAAGCCTCCGTGCCCGACGAACTCACCGACGCCGCCCGGGTCGACGGCGCGGGAGAACTCCGGATCTTCTTCACCATCGCGCTGCGGCTGATGTCGCCCGCTCTGGTCACCATCTGCCTCTTCCAGTTCGTGGGGATCTGGAACAACTTCTTCCTGCCCCTGATGATGCTCGCCGACGACTCACGCTGGCCGCTCACCCTGGGGCTCTACTTCTGGAACAGCCAGCTTCGGGACCAGCCCTGGTACGACATCGTCGTCACGGGCTCCCTGGTGTCGGTGGTCCCCCTCTGTATCGCCTTCCTCGCCCTCCAGCGGTTCTGGCGCTCGGGGCTGTCCGCCGGAAGCCTCAAGAGCTGA
- a CDS encoding carbohydrate ABC transporter permease yields the protein MTRNVDSPTVPVAYRPAPSGDHGADRLAGAPGREPRPSRGRSASRLAARRNRSAAVLLAPFGVLFLAVFVIPIGYAVHQSLFRVERSGLGFGAPRTVFAGLDNYTRVLTDSTFLKGVGRVLVFGLVQVPVMLGLALLLALLLDSQVARFKRFFRVAYFLPFAIPGVIAAVLWAFLYMPGISPLNDIGRSIGVDVDFLSHNVILFSIGNIVTWSWTGYNMLIIYTSLQSVPKELYEAAELDGCSGFRIAWHIKVPLVRPALTLTGVFSIIGTLQLFGEPMVLRPMTAAISSNYTPVMLSYQAAFGLNDYNFAAAVAVVLALATFALSYGFLRLSTRGSR from the coding sequence ATGACCCGCAATGTGGACTCCCCGACAGTGCCGGTCGCGTACCGGCCGGCGCCGTCGGGCGATCACGGCGCGGACCGGCTCGCCGGTGCCCCGGGCCGGGAGCCGCGGCCGTCGCGCGGCCGCTCCGCCAGCAGGCTCGCCGCCCGGCGCAACCGCTCCGCCGCCGTGCTGCTCGCCCCGTTCGGCGTCCTGTTCCTGGCCGTGTTCGTCATCCCGATCGGGTACGCCGTCCATCAGAGCCTGTTCCGGGTGGAGCGCTCCGGGCTCGGCTTCGGGGCTCCGCGCACCGTCTTCGCCGGCCTGGACAACTACACGCGGGTGCTCACCGACAGCACGTTCCTGAAGGGCGTGGGCAGGGTCCTGGTCTTCGGCCTCGTCCAGGTGCCGGTGATGCTGGGTCTCGCCCTGCTCCTCGCCCTGCTCCTCGACTCCCAAGTGGCACGGTTCAAGCGCTTCTTCCGCGTGGCGTACTTCCTGCCGTTCGCGATCCCCGGCGTGATCGCGGCGGTGCTGTGGGCCTTCCTCTACATGCCCGGCATCAGTCCGTTGAACGACATCGGCAGGAGCATCGGCGTAGACGTCGACTTCCTCTCCCACAACGTGATCCTCTTCTCGATCGGCAACATCGTCACCTGGTCCTGGACCGGCTACAACATGCTGATCATCTACACCTCGCTGCAGTCCGTCCCCAAGGAGCTGTACGAGGCCGCCGAGCTGGACGGATGCTCCGGATTCCGGATCGCCTGGCACATCAAGGTGCCGCTGGTGCGCCCGGCCCTCACCCTGACCGGCGTCTTCTCCATCATCGGCACGCTGCAGCTGTTCGGTGAACCGATGGTGCTGCGCCCCATGACCGCCGCGATCAGCAGCAACTACACCCCGGTGATGCTCTCCTACCAGGCCGCCTTCGGCCTCAACGACTACAACTTCGCCGCGGCTGTCGCGGTGGTCCTGGCCCTTGCCACGTTCGCCCTGTCCTACGGCTTCCTGCGCCTGAGCACACGAGGATCGCGATGA
- a CDS encoding ABC transporter substrate-binding protein: MLAKLAARSRRRAVLGSLSAAALALTAAACGGSGDDKAAGGTVHLEFWGWAPGYDKSAELFNATHKNIKVTFKKLPSGGQGGYDKMLSAVKAGNAPCLAQIGFESIPTFLLEGALEDVSQEAGAAKDKFVPWTWNQVTVAGKTYGIPVDTGPMAMYYRKDVFKKYGIAVPTTWDEYAKAAEKLHKADPEAHIVNLRAITLSGLAWQKGAKWFGTEGDAWHVGVNDDRSRQLADYWQQLVDKKLVATDQGYSPAWWSGLQSGKVATAIGAVWLNPLIAQNAPKAKGKFAVAPMPQWTAGEKKFGNDGGGSTAVLKGCQHKDEAVGFATWMSTNPDSLKNLITKTGIYPAATAGLKLPEVNKGVDYYGGQNIYKVFGEAAQHADTSWQWGPTQSQFGVDLDEATAKAYAGSGTLFDAFNNVQKRTLAAIKSKGVKVR; this comes from the coding sequence ATGCTTGCTAAGTTGGCCGCGCGCTCCAGACGGCGGGCCGTACTCGGGAGTTTGTCCGCGGCCGCCCTGGCCCTGACAGCGGCGGCGTGCGGAGGGAGCGGCGACGACAAGGCCGCCGGCGGCACCGTCCACCTGGAGTTCTGGGGCTGGGCCCCCGGCTACGACAAGTCGGCCGAGCTGTTCAACGCCACCCACAAGAACATCAAGGTCACCTTCAAGAAGCTGCCGTCCGGTGGCCAGGGCGGCTACGACAAGATGCTCTCGGCAGTGAAGGCGGGCAACGCCCCCTGCCTGGCGCAGATCGGCTTCGAGTCCATACCCACCTTCCTGCTCGAGGGCGCCCTGGAGGACGTCTCCCAGGAGGCCGGTGCCGCGAAGGACAAGTTCGTTCCGTGGACGTGGAACCAGGTCACCGTCGCGGGCAAGACCTACGGCATCCCGGTCGACACGGGCCCGATGGCCATGTACTACCGCAAGGACGTCTTCAAGAAGTACGGCATCGCGGTGCCGACGACCTGGGACGAGTACGCCAAGGCGGCCGAGAAGCTGCACAAGGCCGACCCCGAGGCCCACATCGTGAACCTGCGGGCGATCACCCTGTCCGGCCTGGCCTGGCAGAAGGGCGCCAAGTGGTTCGGTACCGAGGGCGACGCGTGGCACGTCGGCGTCAACGACGACCGGTCCCGGCAACTCGCCGACTACTGGCAGCAGTTGGTGGACAAGAAGCTGGTGGCCACGGACCAGGGCTACAGCCCCGCGTGGTGGAGCGGCCTGCAGTCCGGCAAGGTGGCCACGGCGATCGGCGCGGTCTGGCTGAACCCACTGATCGCCCAGAACGCCCCCAAGGCCAAGGGCAAGTTCGCCGTCGCCCCGATGCCGCAGTGGACCGCCGGGGAGAAGAAGTTCGGCAACGACGGCGGCGGCAGCACGGCCGTGCTCAAGGGCTGTCAGCACAAAGACGAGGCAGTCGGGTTCGCCACCTGGATGAGCACCAACCCCGACAGCCTCAAGAACCTGATCACGAAGACCGGCATCTACCCGGCCGCCACCGCCGGACTCAAGCTGCCCGAAGTGAACAAGGGCGTGGACTACTACGGCGGCCAGAACATCTACAAGGTGTTCGGCGAAGCCGCCCAGCACGCGGACACGAGCTGGCAGTGGGGTCCCACGCAGTCGCAGTTCGGTGTCGACCTGGACGAGGCGACCGCCAAGGCCTACGCCGGTTCCGGCACGCTGTTCGACGCGTTCAACAACGTACAGAAGAGGACGCTCGCGGCGATCAAGTCGAAGGGCGTGAAAGTCAGATGA